Proteins from a single region of Phycisphaeraceae bacterium D3-23:
- a CDS encoding metallophosphoesterase yields MKTLQPPRHLLLLVLACLLHGCTAPTAHAQEAEPVRFTSVPDLFNWNIGNPQPGWEEALGWFFARLKDEGPDFTLNAGDIMDARWWDSSEQVREKTEEYWGGFNRRFEAHDITLYLAPGDHEYGDDGGLARGDIARAFAAELTRQMGMPTNGPEGHLGRAFYARHGELLVITLDTFEDAGPRFAYTVGEEQLEWMDGVLTEHADAAFVVVQGHLPIVGPVRSRNSSASMLVDGTDSAMWALMVEHGVDVYLAGEHHRITTTYRDGIWQIVHGALWGTQTDLNYMRGVVEDGTMTLELLEFDVEYSGGYIGDHPHRGERNRPRENVALTAETQEDGPRVTGTLVLTVDEDGEVQTTTADGRFERE; encoded by the coding sequence ATGAAGACCCTTCAACCACCTCGACACCTGCTGCTTCTGGTACTGGCCTGCTTGCTCCACGGATGCACGGCCCCGACGGCGCACGCCCAGGAAGCCGAGCCCGTCCGATTTACGTCTGTCCCCGACTTGTTTAACTGGAACATCGGGAACCCGCAGCCGGGGTGGGAGGAGGCGCTGGGGTGGTTTTTTGCGCGGCTGAAAGATGAGGGGCCGGACTTTACGCTGAACGCCGGGGACATCATGGATGCGCGGTGGTGGGATAGTAGCGAGCAGGTGCGGGAGAAGACGGAGGAGTATTGGGGCGGGTTCAATCGGCGGTTTGAGGCGCACGACATCACGCTCTACCTCGCGCCCGGGGACCACGAGTACGGGGACGATGGCGGGCTGGCGCGGGGGGATATCGCGCGGGCGTTCGCGGCCGAGCTGACCCGGCAGATGGGGATGCCGACCAACGGGCCCGAGGGGCATCTGGGCCGGGCGTTTTATGCGCGGCACGGGGAGTTGCTGGTCATCACGCTCGACACGTTCGAGGACGCGGGGCCGCGGTTTGCGTACACGGTGGGTGAGGAACAGTTGGAATGGATGGACGGGGTGTTGACCGAGCATGCGGATGCGGCGTTTGTGGTGGTGCAGGGGCACCTGCCGATCGTTGGGCCGGTGCGCAGCCGGAACTCGAGCGCGAGCATGCTGGTCGACGGGACGGACTCGGCGATGTGGGCGCTGATGGTTGAGCACGGGGTGGATGTGTACCTGGCGGGGGAGCACCACCGGATCACGACGACGTACCGCGATGGGATTTGGCAGATTGTTCACGGCGCGCTGTGGGGGACGCAGACGGACCTGAACTACATGCGCGGGGTTGTGGAGGATGGGACGATGACGCTGGAGCTGTTGGAGTTCGATGTCGAGTATTCGGGCGGGTACATCGGCGACCACCCCCACCGTGGGGAGCGGAATCGGCCGCGGGAGAATGTGGCGTTGACGGCGGAGACGCAGGAGGACGGGCCGCGCGTGACGGGGACGCTGGTGCTGACGGTGGATGAGGATGGCGAGGTGCAGACGACGACGGCGGACGGGCGGTTCGAGCGGGAGTAG
- a CDS encoding type II toxin-antitoxin system HicA family toxin, with protein MSEKQPRITGSELLKALGAFGFEVIRVRGSHHFVRHDDGRSTVVPVHRGETLGPGLLGKILRDCEISREELRKAL; from the coding sequence GTGAGCGAGAAGCAGCCACGCATCACCGGAAGTGAGTTGCTCAAGGCGCTTGGCGCGTTCGGCTTCGAGGTCATTCGCGTCCGGGGGAGCCATCACTTCGTCCGCCACGACGACGGCCGATCGACGGTCGTCCCCGTCCATCGCGGTGAAACCCTGGGCCCGGGGCTCTTGGGAAAGATTCTGCGGGACTGCGAGATCAGTCGGGAAGAACTGCGTAAAGCACTCTAA
- a CDS encoding type II toxin-antitoxin system HicB family antitoxin: MPKEYDIVIERDSEGNLVGSVPALPGCHSQAKSLDELMERMREAIALCLEVHGTDPETLEFVGIQRMRVA, translated from the coding sequence ATGCCCAAGGAATACGACATCGTGATCGAGCGGGACTCGGAGGGCAACCTCGTCGGGTCCGTGCCGGCCTTGCCGGGGTGTCACTCGCAGGCCAAGTCGCTCGACGAGCTGATGGAGCGCATGCGGGAGGCGATCGCGCTGTGCCTGGAAGTCCACGGGACCGACCCCGAGACGCTTGAGTTCGTCGGCATCCAGCGGATGCGCGTGGCGTGA
- a CDS encoding ankyrin repeat domain-containing protein has protein sequence MALEIALTQAAADCEIERVRELLEQGADPDGLLSTKARRYQYAHGDRERALQLPGVFPSPLLACMKPTSYEDRPEDLDALWAIQRDQAAVAQVLLSAGADPNLQAHDWFGLFPLLFAAEDNNSFAIRILLDAGAFTHLSNENHGQFDPTSSPSSALGWAVHNEDSTIIELLLDAGAYPTIGGHRYTPLVRAAMSGNPRILKMVMEPLGDEGDYRYYQNEFSTAMTALIRAWPNKGSELVDAYDLDQFKLTFEILDQAGATIEYDAIEDDSLFYYISRADDHMIDTWLVHKIVEHPATCTLTVLYLREMLDDDETSDLLAAISQGLDPDAADPAGRSALHYAGIENHLEAYVALVRAGADTHIQDRQGKTPIEYAEFFTIEEVEALLNEG, from the coding sequence ATGGCGCTCGAGATTGCATTAACCCAAGCAGCGGCCGATTGTGAGATCGAGAGGGTCCGCGAACTGCTTGAACAAGGCGCAGACCCTGATGGATTGCTCAGTACAAAAGCGAGGCGCTACCAATACGCTCATGGAGATCGTGAGCGTGCCCTACAGTTGCCAGGTGTTTTTCCTAGCCCGCTGCTTGCGTGCATGAAGCCTACGAGCTATGAAGATAGGCCAGAAGACCTTGATGCACTCTGGGCCATACAGCGGGATCAAGCTGCCGTTGCCCAAGTACTTTTATCTGCGGGGGCTGATCCCAACCTCCAAGCGCACGATTGGTTCGGCCTATTCCCGTTGCTCTTCGCAGCAGAGGACAACAATAGCTTTGCCATACGCATCCTTCTCGATGCCGGTGCTTTCACGCATCTTTCCAACGAGAATCACGGCCAGTTTGACCCCACTTCCAGTCCATCCAGCGCCTTGGGATGGGCGGTACATAATGAAGATAGCACTATCATCGAGTTGCTCCTCGATGCAGGAGCATATCCAACCATTGGCGGCCATCGCTATACACCACTGGTCCGTGCCGCAATGAGTGGCAACCCTCGAATACTGAAGATGGTCATGGAACCTCTTGGAGACGAAGGGGATTACAGGTACTACCAAAACGAATTCTCAACGGCCATGACCGCATTGATTCGCGCCTGGCCGAACAAAGGCTCTGAGTTGGTCGATGCGTACGATTTGGACCAGTTCAAGTTGACTTTCGAGATTCTTGACCAAGCCGGAGCGACGATTGAGTACGACGCCATCGAAGATGATTCGTTGTTCTATTACATCTCAAGGGCTGATGACCACATGATCGATACCTGGCTTGTCCATAAGATCGTTGAGCATCCTGCAACATGTACCCTCACTGTTCTCTATCTTAGGGAGATGTTAGATGACGACGAAACAAGCGATCTGCTTGCCGCTATCAGTCAAGGGCTGGATCCGGATGCAGCAGACCCGGCAGGGCGCTCCGCGCTCCATTACGCCGGTATCGAAAACCATCTTGAAGCGTACGTCGCTTTAGTCCGCGCGGGTGCTGACACCCACATCCAAGACCGTCAGGGCAAAACCCCTATCGAGTATGCCGAATTTTTTACGATCGAGGAGGTTGAAGCCCTGCTGAATGAAGGATGA
- a CDS encoding methionine adenosyltransferase, whose amino-acid sequence MKPTKTATPHENYFFTSESVSMGHPDKVADAVSDTVLDALLTHDPMARVACETFVTTGLVMVGGEITVHNTKAALALGNIENDIRETIRKIGYTGDIGMQFDADNCGVIRTIHSQSADIAQGVDEGAGVDKEQGAGDQGLMFGYACKETADLMPLPIDLSHKMVAKHAAVRSAKSPKIKGLRPDAKSQVTVEYDIHNKPVRIDAVVLSTQHTPDWNGDAKQKKLGQEVFKHIIAPCLPAKLYNKKTTKLVFNPTAKTRIPKGALKVFVNPTGQFEIGGPHGDVGLTGRKIIVDTYGGRGRHGGGAFSGKDPSKVDRSAAYMARYIAKNLVKSGICDVCEVQLSYAIGVAEPTSIHVDTYKTGRIPELQIRQIVRDLVPLTPAGILKHLKLRAPIFSTTAAHGHFGRKPGTVTINGKKHETFTWEKTDIAGKFKKAAGL is encoded by the coding sequence ATGAAGCCCACCAAAACCGCGACCCCTCACGAAAACTACTTCTTCACCTCCGAGTCCGTCTCCATGGGCCACCCCGACAAGGTCGCCGACGCCGTCTCCGACACCGTCCTCGACGCCCTCCTCACCCACGACCCCATGGCCCGCGTCGCCTGCGAGACCTTCGTTACCACCGGCCTCGTCATGGTCGGCGGCGAGATCACGGTCCACAACACCAAGGCCGCCCTCGCCCTGGGCAACATCGAAAACGACATCCGCGAGACCATCCGAAAGATCGGCTACACCGGCGACATCGGCATGCAGTTCGACGCCGACAACTGCGGCGTCATCCGCACCATCCACAGCCAGTCCGCCGACATCGCCCAGGGCGTCGACGAAGGCGCGGGCGTCGACAAAGAACAAGGCGCCGGCGACCAGGGCCTCATGTTCGGCTACGCCTGCAAGGAAACCGCCGACCTCATGCCCCTGCCCATCGACCTCTCCCACAAGATGGTCGCCAAGCACGCCGCCGTCCGCAGCGCGAAGTCCCCCAAGATCAAGGGCCTGCGCCCGGATGCCAAGAGCCAGGTCACCGTCGAGTACGACATCCACAACAAGCCCGTCCGCATCGACGCCGTCGTCCTCTCCACCCAGCACACCCCCGACTGGAACGGCGACGCCAAGCAGAAGAAGCTCGGCCAGGAAGTCTTCAAACACATCATCGCGCCGTGCCTTCCCGCAAAGCTTTACAACAAGAAGACCACCAAGCTCGTCTTCAACCCCACCGCCAAGACTCGCATCCCCAAGGGCGCGCTCAAGGTCTTCGTCAACCCCACCGGCCAGTTCGAGATCGGCGGGCCCCACGGCGACGTCGGGCTCACCGGCCGAAAGATCATCGTCGATACCTACGGCGGGCGCGGCCGGCACGGCGGCGGTGCGTTCTCCGGCAAAGACCCCTCCAAGGTCGACCGCTCCGCCGCCTACATGGCCCGCTACATCGCCAAAAACCTCGTCAAATCCGGCATCTGCGACGTCTGCGAGGTCCAGCTCTCCTACGCCATCGGCGTCGCCGAGCCCACCTCCATCCACGTCGACACCTACAAGACCGGCCGCATCCCCGAGCTCCAGATCCGCCAGATCGTCCGCGACCTCGTCCCCCTCACCCCCGCCGGCATCCTGAAACACCTCAAACTCCGCGCCCCCATCTTCTCCACCACCGCCGCCCACGGCCACTTCGGCCGCAAACCCGGCACCGTCACCATCAACGGCAAAAAACACGAGACGTTCACGTGGGAAAAAACGGATATCGCGGGCAAGTTCAAGAAGGCGGCGGGGTTGTAA
- a CDS encoding SUMF1/EgtB/PvdO family nonheme iron enzyme, whose translation MSKKMAVLLVAVLLLNTGLAGMALYVANLSQPADYGDPGIAMQGAGDITEVAGVAVDAEQGDIVVPLKAMQRGGNFRIDFSAGKATSFGREEHEGTWDELAGAVVYRLAQDDQPSQLVAIEVAFAVTSLRTDALPLTNTVLAGEKWFDYEEHPAAVFVCDTVTEIIDKVLVDDPDAATHTLEGQFTLNGITQDIAIPAKLSFSGQTLTLDADFEILRSDYDVEKREGSLAGSAGGMVSEVDDAVLLHVRLTASPDPSAVIAELAGVVEAQSVQLDEITRLLSQTETRLRNVEAWESRLGSSDSQVIDTTDLPDRFRDFSPEYVEMEQVDGTKAPGIRRYVPFEMVLVPGDAEDDIAPFYMSRLEVTWELFRAWAYCQDIDDPTVANSLMERGLRPTPLFGNPSVLVQINSPTNPARAVSRLTAIAFCKWLTDMTGRRYRLPTEREWEHALMAGGGMPADLDAAAWHFDNAPGDDFFGDPSVETPAEMAEVPEAGTKAPNALGIHDMLGSVSEWVIPANPAERALRGGNMRTRTEDLVPGWREVEDREAWFASYPNEPKSRYWYPSYEFGGIRLVCEAQSVQDYPPTGRAPQE comes from the coding sequence ATGTCTAAGAAGATGGCCGTGCTGCTGGTCGCTGTCCTGCTGCTCAATACCGGGCTTGCGGGGATGGCGTTGTACGTCGCGAACTTGTCCCAGCCGGCGGACTACGGCGACCCCGGGATCGCGATGCAAGGTGCGGGGGATATCACGGAAGTCGCGGGGGTCGCGGTCGATGCGGAGCAGGGCGACATCGTCGTGCCACTCAAGGCGATGCAGCGCGGGGGGAACTTCCGCATTGATTTCTCGGCGGGGAAGGCGACGAGCTTTGGCCGGGAGGAGCACGAAGGTACGTGGGACGAGCTGGCCGGGGCGGTGGTGTATCGACTTGCGCAAGACGACCAGCCCTCGCAGCTCGTCGCGATCGAAGTCGCGTTCGCGGTGACCTCGCTTCGGACCGATGCGCTGCCGCTGACCAATACCGTGCTGGCGGGGGAGAAGTGGTTTGATTATGAGGAGCACCCGGCGGCGGTGTTTGTGTGCGACACGGTGACGGAGATCATCGATAAGGTGCTGGTCGACGATCCCGACGCCGCGACACATACGCTCGAAGGCCAATTCACGCTCAACGGCATCACCCAAGACATCGCGATCCCCGCAAAGCTCAGCTTCTCCGGGCAAACGCTGACGCTCGACGCCGACTTCGAGATCCTGCGCAGCGACTACGACGTCGAAAAACGCGAGGGCTCGCTCGCCGGCAGCGCGGGGGGGATGGTGTCGGAGGTGGATGATGCCGTGCTGTTGCACGTCCGCCTGACCGCCTCGCCCGACCCATCCGCGGTGATCGCGGAGCTGGCGGGGGTGGTGGAGGCGCAGTCGGTCCAGCTTGATGAGATCACGCGGCTGCTCTCGCAGACCGAGACCCGGCTGCGCAACGTCGAGGCTTGGGAATCTCGTCTTGGGTCCTCGGATTCTCAGGTGATTGATACTACGGACCTGCCGGATCGTTTCCGCGATTTCTCGCCCGAGTATGTCGAGATGGAGCAGGTGGACGGCACGAAAGCTCCGGGGATTCGGCGGTATGTCCCCTTCGAGATGGTCCTCGTGCCGGGCGATGCGGAGGACGACATCGCGCCGTTTTACATGTCGAGGCTCGAAGTGACCTGGGAGTTGTTCCGGGCGTGGGCGTACTGCCAAGACATCGACGATCCGACGGTGGCAAACAGCTTGATGGAGCGTGGGCTTCGGCCGACCCCGTTGTTTGGCAACCCGAGTGTGTTGGTACAGATCAACAGCCCGACGAATCCCGCGCGGGCGGTCTCGCGTCTGACGGCTATAGCGTTCTGTAAGTGGCTGACTGACATGACGGGCCGGCGGTATCGGCTGCCGACGGAGCGGGAGTGGGAGCACGCATTGATGGCCGGCGGCGGGATGCCTGCGGACCTGGACGCGGCGGCGTGGCATTTCGACAATGCGCCGGGCGATGATTTCTTTGGCGACCCAAGCGTGGAGACCCCCGCCGAGATGGCGGAGGTCCCCGAGGCCGGCACGAAAGCGCCCAACGCCCTGGGTATCCATGACATGCTGGGCAGTGTTTCGGAATGGGTCATCCCCGCGAACCCTGCGGAGCGTGCCTTGCGCGGCGGCAACATGCGGACCCGTACCGAAGACCTTGTGCCGGGTTGGCGTGAGGTCGAAGACCGCGAGGCGTGGTTTGCTTCTTATCCCAATGAGCCCAAGAGCCGGTACTGGTATCCGTCCTACGAGTTCGGCGGGATCCGTCTGGTGTGCGAGGCGCAGAGCGTGCAGGACTACCCGCCGACGGGGCGTGCGCCGCAGGAGTAG
- a CDS encoding formate--tetrahydrofolate ligase has translation MPNEKTYLPDIDIARAATLEPIPAIAAKLGLGEDEVDLYGKTKAKVTLAACEARAEKPMGKLVLVTAISPTPAGEGKTTTTVGLGDALSKIGKQTCICLREPSLGPCFGMKGGAAGGGYAQVVPMEDINLHFTGDFHAIGLANNLLAAALDNHIHHGNALGIDTRRIVWRRVVDMNDRALRNVTVGLGGVGNGYAREDGYDITVASEVMAIFCLSQTLGEMKKRMGEIIVAYTRDRTPIRAADLKVHGAMTVLLKDAFAPNLVQTLEGTPALVHGGPFANIAHGCNSVMATKLALRCADFVVTEAGFGADLGAEKFMNIKCRKSGLSPDAAVIVATVRALKSHGGVEKADLNTPNVAAVTKGIANLTKHVENVQGFGIPCVVCINTFVSDTDDEVAAIRDAAGKLGVDVIQSRHWEHGGAGAEDLAKAVVALAESGKADLTLTYENETGLWDKVKSIAQNIYGADDIEADFRVRNKIRQLEADGYGDLPVCMAKTQYSLSTDAKLRNRPTGFNVPISDVRLSAGAGFVVVLTGDIMTMPGLPKQPAAEVIDLDENNEVVGLF, from the coding sequence ATGCCTAACGAAAAGACTTACCTCCCCGACATCGACATCGCCCGCGCCGCGACACTCGAACCCATCCCCGCGATCGCCGCGAAGCTCGGGCTGGGCGAAGACGAGGTCGACCTCTACGGCAAGACCAAGGCCAAGGTCACACTCGCCGCCTGCGAAGCCCGCGCCGAAAAGCCGATGGGCAAGCTCGTACTCGTCACCGCGATCAGCCCGACGCCCGCCGGCGAAGGCAAGACGACGACGACCGTCGGCCTGGGCGACGCGCTCTCGAAGATCGGTAAGCAGACATGTATCTGCCTGCGCGAGCCGTCGCTTGGGCCTTGCTTTGGCATGAAGGGCGGCGCGGCCGGCGGCGGGTACGCGCAGGTCGTGCCGATGGAAGATATCAACCTCCACTTCACCGGCGACTTCCACGCCATCGGGCTCGCCAACAACCTCCTCGCCGCCGCGCTCGACAACCACATCCACCACGGCAACGCGCTGGGCATCGACACCCGCCGCATCGTCTGGCGGCGCGTCGTCGATATGAACGACCGCGCGCTGCGCAATGTCACCGTCGGCCTCGGCGGCGTCGGTAACGGCTACGCGCGCGAGGACGGCTACGACATCACCGTCGCCTCCGAGGTCATGGCCATCTTCTGCCTGTCGCAGACGCTGGGCGAGATGAAAAAACGCATGGGCGAGATCATCGTCGCCTACACCCGCGACCGCACCCCGATCCGCGCGGCCGACCTCAAGGTGCATGGCGCGATGACCGTGCTGCTCAAGGACGCCTTCGCCCCCAACCTCGTGCAGACCCTCGAGGGCACGCCCGCGCTGGTCCACGGCGGCCCGTTCGCCAACATCGCCCACGGCTGCAACAGCGTCATGGCCACCAAGCTCGCGCTGCGCTGCGCCGACTTCGTCGTCACCGAGGCCGGCTTCGGCGCAGACCTCGGGGCCGAGAAGTTTATGAACATCAAGTGCCGCAAGTCCGGGCTATCGCCCGACGCCGCGGTGATCGTCGCAACCGTCCGCGCGCTCAAGAGCCACGGCGGCGTCGAGAAAGCCGACCTCAACACCCCCAACGTCGCGGCCGTGACCAAGGGCATCGCGAACCTCACCAAGCACGTCGAGAACGTCCAGGGCTTCGGCATCCCGTGCGTCGTCTGCATCAACACGTTTGTGAGCGACACCGACGACGAGGTCGCCGCGATCCGCGACGCGGCCGGCAAGCTCGGGGTGGACGTCATCCAGTCGCGCCACTGGGAGCACGGCGGCGCGGGCGCGGAAGACCTCGCCAAGGCTGTCGTCGCGCTCGCTGAGTCCGGCAAGGCCGACCTCACGCTGACCTACGAAAACGAGACGGGCCTTTGGGACAAGGTGAAGTCGATCGCGCAGAACATCTATGGCGCGGACGATATCGAGGCCGACTTCCGTGTCCGCAACAAGATCCGCCAACTCGAAGCCGACGGCTACGGCGACCTCCCTGTCTGCATGGCCAAGACCCAGTACTCACTCTCGACCGACGCCAAGCTCCGCAACCGCCCCACCGGGTTCAACGTCCCGATCAGCGACGTCCGTCTCTCGGCCGGCGCGGGCTTTGTCGTCGTCCTCACCGGCGACATCATGACGATGCCCGGCCTCCCCAAACAACCCGCCGCCGAAGTCATCGACCTCGACGAAAACAACGAGGTGGTCGGGTTGTTCTGA